In Ischnura elegans chromosome 9, ioIscEleg1.1, whole genome shotgun sequence, the following proteins share a genomic window:
- the LOC124165721 gene encoding cuticle protein 21-like, protein MAAKFFVLAALVAVAQGGYIPSGVYSATNSHVIAPAVTRVAAPLAYHAPLAYHSPLAYQTPLAYHAPFTFAKAAEAPATTTTPAPAPAPVAKAAPAPAEDEEVDPNPSYNFSYDVSDAETGDTKTQTQTLENGVTRGSYTVVDPDGIKRTVEYTADDVNGFNAVVNMEPSNIVIPAPKAKAPEPAKKEAPAPEPAKPAVKAVVAPAFYHASPLAYHASPLAYHASPLAYHSPLAYHAAPVAKLSYSTANYGLHHAPLTYAAAPLHQKIIY, encoded by the exons CCAAG TTCTTCGTCCTCGCCGCCCTCGTGGCCGTTGCCCAGGGAGGATACATCCCATCCGGCGTCTACAGCGCCACCAACAGCCACGTGATCGCACCCGCAGTCACCAGGGTAGCCGCTCCCCTGGCCTACCACGCTCCTCTGGCCTACCACTCACCCCTTGCTTACCAAACACCCCTGGCTTACCACGCACCCTTCACCTTCGCCAAGGCCGCCGAGGCACCAGCCACCACCACCACACCTGCACCGGCTCCCGCACCAGTCGCCAAGGCTGCCCCTGCACCCGCCGAGGACGAAGAAGTCGACCCCAACCCATCCTACAACTTCTCCTACGACGTGAGCGACGCCGAGACCGGAGACACAAAGACCCAGACTCAGACCCTCGAGAACGGAGTCACCAGGGGCAGCTACACTGTCGTCGACCCTGATGGCATCAAGCGCActgtcgagtacaccgccgacgacgtCAACGGATTCAACGCTGTCGTCAACATGGAGCCATCCAACATTGTCATCCCGGCCCCAAAGGCTAAGGCCCCCGAGCCCGCCAAGAAGGAAGCCCCCGCTCCTGAGCCCGCAAAGCCCGCCGTTAAGGCCGTGGTCGCCCCCGCCTTCTACCACGCCTCTCCCCTGGCTTACCACGCCTCCCCCCTGGCTTACCACGCCTCCCCCCTGGCTTACCACTCTCCCCTAGCCTACCACGCTGCCCCCGTCGCCAAGCTGTCCTACTCCACCGCCAACTACGGCCTCCACCACGCCCCCCTCACCTACGCCGCTGCTCCCCTCCACCAGAAGATCATCTACTAG
- the LOC124165012 gene encoding larval cuticle protein A1A-like, with product MAAKFFVLAALVAVAQGGYIPSGVYSATNSHVIAPAVTRVAAPLAYHAPLAYHAPLAYQTPLAYHAPFTFAKAAEAPATTTTPAPAPAPAPADEDDQSDPNPAYNFSYDVSDAETGDTKTQSESMENGVTKGSYSVVDPDGVKRTVEYTADAVNGFNAVVKMEPADIVIPAPKAKAPEPAKEEAPAPEPAKPAVKALVAPAFYHSSPLAYHAPLAYHAAPVAKLSYSTATYGLHHAPLTYAAAPLHQKIIY from the exons ATGGCAGCCAAG TTCTTCGTCCTCGCCGCCCTCGTGGCCGTTGCCCAGGGAGGATACATCCCATCCGGCGTCTACAGCGCCACCAACAGCCACGTGATCGCACCCGCAGTCACCAGGGTAGCCGCTCCCCTGGCTTACCACGCTCCTCTGGCCTACCACGCACCCCTTGCTTACCAAACACCCCTGGCTTACCACGCACCCTTCACCTTCGCCAAGGCCGCCGAGGCACCAGCCACCACCACCACACCTGCACCGGCACCAGCCCCCGCACCCGCCGATGAGGACGACCAATCCGACCCCAACCCCGCTTACAACTTCTCCTACGACGTGAGCGACGCCGAGACCGGAGACACCAAGACCCAGAGCGAGAGCATGGAGAACGGCGTCACCAAGGGCAGCTACTCCGTCGTCGACCCTGATGGCGTGAAGCGCActgtcgagtacaccgccgacgccgtcaacggattcaacgccgtcgtcaagatgGAACCAGCCGACATCGTCATCCCGGCCCCCAAGGCTAAGGCCCCCGAGCCCGCCAAGGAGGAGGCCCCCGCTCCTGAGCCCGCAAAGCCCGCAGTCAAGGCCCTGGTCGCCCCCGCCTTCTACCACTCCTCTCCCCTGGCTTACCACGCTCCCCTCGCCTACCACGCTGCCCCCGTCGCCAAGCTGTCCTACTCCACCGCCACCTACGGCCTCCACCATGCCCCCCTCACCTACGCCGCCGCCCCCCTGCACCAGAAGATCATCTACTAA
- the LOC124165011 gene encoding COMM domain-containing protein 3-like produces the protein MEISNQISEGLKLLAATSKIDDDIFRCLLEASLAALSNPDKLSETWVSQFADIDGKAAYAALLTVILEATRHDTDPTSLSSLLEEKKLEFETRIEKILKLFGIVKPKLQSGNLEYKSGPQYLINLVTEVPGVGEKKMQFACTLEEMQDLVGKLREASKLIERAANV, from the exons ATGGAGATTTCGAATCAAATATCTGAAGGCCTAAAGTTGCTTGCTGCGACCTCAAAAATTGACGACGATATATTCCGATGTTTACTAGAAGCATCACTCGCTGCGTTGTCCAATCCTGATAAACTAAGCGAAACTTGGGTGTCTCAATTTGCAGATATAGATGGGAAAGCAGCTTATGCGGCGTTGTTAACGGTAATACTGGAAGCTACCCGCCACGATACAGATCCCACATCATTGAGTTCTCTATTGGAGGAGAAAAAACTTGAGTTTGAGACTCGTatcgagaaaattttgaaattgtttggaATAGTCAAGCCCAAGTTACAG AGTGGCAACCTCGAATATAAATCCGGTCCtcagtatttaattaatttagtcACCGAAGTACCCGGAGTGGGTGAAAAGAAGATGCAGTTTGCCTGCACATTGGAAGAGATGCAAGATCTCGTCGGAAAATTGCGAGAAGCTTCAAAATTAATCGAGAGAGCTGCCAATGTTTAA